In Limnohabitans sp. TEGF004, the genomic window CGTGTCGCGGTTGAGCGTGCATCCTTGTTCGTCACCGATTTGGTTGAGCGGGAAGATCACCTCAGATGCAAACTTACCGCCCTCTTCCAATACCGCCGTAATCGTATCGGCATCCATGTCGGCATGTTTGGGCATTTGCTTCAAATCATCCGTGACGTGCAGCACTTCGTGCAGCACAAATTGCATATCGCGCAGAGGTGGGGTGTAGCTGGGCATGGTTTTGTCTCCTTACTTTTTGGATGGGCTAGTGCGCTTGGCGCTTGTTTGACTGACGGATGTGGCATTGCTTGCACCGTAACGCTGCAAGATGTTTTCAAAACCTTTGAGGGTGCGTGCCAACGATTTGGACGAACGTAAAAATCGGGCTTCGTATTGCAGCGCCAAGATGAGGCCGTGCAGTTCGAACACCATTTGCTCTGCATCCATATCAGCGGCCAAGTGGCCCTCTTCGCGCGCTTGCATCACCGTGCGGTGCACCGCAGCGAGCCAAGTTTTGACCGAGCTGGCCAGAGCGTCGCGCACAGGGCCGGGACGATCATCAAACTCTGCCGCGCCACTGATGTAGAGGCAACCCGAGTCAATCTCGGCCGATGTGCGCTTGGTCCAGTTGGCAAACAACTGGCGCAAACGTGGTAAGCCGCGCTCGACTTGCAAGATGGGCAAAAACACTTCAGCTTCAAAGCGCAAGTGGTATTCACGCACCACCGAAATTTGCAACTCTTCACGCGAGCCAAAGTGGGCAAACACGCCCGACTTGCTCATGCGCGCCACCTCGGCTAACGCGCCAATGCTCAAACCTTCAAGGCCGATTTGCGTCGCCAAACCCAAAGCCGCGTCGACAATGGCAGCTTTGGTTTGCTGGCCTTTTTGCAACGCCTTGCTTTCGCTGGCTGCAGTTTTTCGTGTGGCGTTCATGCGGAACTTTTGAATGAAACTCTAGAAAAGAACGATCGTGCTATTTTGCACGATTTTTGAATCCTTAAACTAAGCCCCTATGCAAGCCACCCGAATTCTCGCCATCCGCCACGGGGAAACCCTGTGGAATGTTGACACCCGCATTCAAGGCCACCTCAACATTGACCTGAACGAAACAGGTCGCTGGCAAGCCGAGCGCGTGGGCCATGCCTTGGCAGAAGAACCTATTCATGCCATTTACAGCAGCGACTTGCGCCGTGCATTTGAAACAGCGCAAGCCATTGCAAATGCCCCCGCCCGACTGGCTGCACGCACCCACACACCTGCGCAAGTGACACCGCATTTGCAATTGCGCGAGCGCCACTTTGGCCATTTGCAAGGCAAAACATGGGCCGAAATCGAGACCCAACACGCAGAAGAATGCAAACTTTGGCGTGGACGTGACCCACATTGGGCGCCGTCGGGCGGCGAGTCTCTGACGGTCTTGCGCGAGCGAATTAGCCACTGCGTGAATGAACTGGCAAGTCAACACCTTGGCGAACAAATTGTGTTGGTCGCGCACGGCGGCGTAATGGATGCGTTGTATCGCTTGGCCACCAACCAATCGGTAGAAGCGCCACGCACATGGCACTTAGGCAATGCGGCCATCAACCGATTGCTATGGACGCCTCAGGGCTTGAGCCTGGTGGGCTGGGGTGATGTGTCGCACTTTGATGAAGCACATGGCGCGCCTCGCGACGAAACCACCACTTAATCTGTGGTGACGTCGCCAATCGCCTTGGGCGGCGTGACACCCAAGTGGCGGTACGCCGCCAAAGTGGCCATGCGGCCACGTGGCGTGCGTTGCAAGAAACCTTGCTGAATCAAATACGGCTCAATCACGTCTTCAATCGTGTCGCGCTCTTCACCAATGCTGGCGGCAATGTTGTCGAGGCCCACGGGGCCGCCATCAAAGCGGTGAATCACCGCCTCCAACAATTTGCGGTCCATCAAGTCAAAGCCTTGCGGGTCCACGTCCAACATGGCCAATGCTTTTTTGGCGATGTCTTCGGTGATGCGGCCTGTGCCCTTCACATCTGCATAGTCGCGCACACGGCGCAGCAAGCGGTTGGCAATGCGTGGCGTGCCGCGTGAGCGACGCGCAATCTCAAAACCACCTTCCACATCCATCGGCGTGTCCAGCAAACCCGCGCTGCGCACCACGATGCGTTGCAGCTCTTCGGCGGTGTAAAACTCCAAGCGCGACACAATGCCAAAGCGGTCACGCAGGGGGTTGGTCAACATGCCCGCACGGGTGGTGGCCCCCACCAAAGTGAAAGGCTGCAAGTCGAGCTTGATGCTGCGGGCCGCTGGGCCTTCACCAATCATGATGTCGATTTGGTAGTCCTCTAGCGCGGGATACAAAATCTCTTCCACCACGGGCGACAAGCGGTGAATCTCGTCGATGAACAGCACATCGTTTTTCTCTAAGCCAGTCAGCAACGCGGCCAAGTCTTTGGGCTTCTCCAACACGGGGCCACTGGTAGAGCGCAGGTTCACACCCAGCTCTTGCGCAATGATGTGGCTCAGCGTCGTCTTGCCTAAACCGGGTGGACCAAACAGCAGCACATGGTCGAGCGCTTCGTTGCGCTTCTTGGCTGCGCCAATGAAAATCTCGAGCTGCTCACGCACCTTCATCTGGCCCACATACTCTTGCAGCAGTTTGGGGCGTAGCGCGCGCTCAATCGCTTCTTCGTTGGGCGATACAGGCGCAGCAGACACCATGCGCGAAGGCACGGGCGATGGGGCGAAATCGTCGGTTTGAATGCTCATGGTTTATTTGGCCAAAGATTTCAGCGCCAGCTTGATGCCGTCACTCACGCCCACATCGGCGGGCAATGCCTTGAGTGCGGCAGCGGCTTCTTTGTCGTTGTAGCCCAGCGCCAGCAAGGCTTGCAAGATGTCGCTTTGGTGGTCGGGCGTGGAAAACAAATGGGGGCCAAGGTCTGCGCCGAGCTTGCCTTTGAGTTCGAGCAACAAACGCTCTGCCGTTTTCTTGCCAATGCCCGGCACCTTGGTGAGACGACCTGCATCTTGGTCAGACACAGCACGCGCCAACTCGTCTGCACTCAAGCCACTCAAAATGCCAAGGGCCATGCGCGGACCCACGCCTGAGATTTTGATGAGCAAGCGAAACGTGGCGCGTTCAGACACCGTGCCAAAGCCAAACAAAATTTGTGCATCTTCGCGCACCACGAAGTGTGTGAGCAAGGACACTTTTTCGCCATTGGCGGGCAGGTTGTAAAACGTGCTCATGGGCACATCGACTTCGTAGCCCACGCCATTGCAGTCCACCAAAACTTGCGGTGGATTTTTCTCGCTGAGGATGCCTGTTAACTTGCCTATCATTGGGGTACCTTTTGAGAGATTATCGACTTGATTCTTCGCCACACCTTCACCCCGCATAACAACACCCGTCTGTCGCATTTGTGCGGCCCCACCGACGAACACTTGCGCACCATCGAACTCGCGCTAGACGTGAAGATCGCCCACCGTCACGAGCAGTTCAAAGTGGACGGCCACAAAGCCAAAGCCACCCGCGCCATGGAAGTGCTGCAAGCCTTGTACGAGCGCGCGGCCAAAGCGATCCCCCCCGAACAAGTGCAACTCATGCTGGCGGGTGACAGCGCGATGGAAGAGGAAGACATTCCCACACTTCAAACCCGCCGCACGGACTTGCGTCCACGCACGCCCACACAAGCCGCCTACCTTGACAACATTGCAGCGCACGACATCAGCTTTGGCATTGGCCCTGCGGGCACTGGCAAAACCTATCTGGCCGTGGCCTGTGCTGTGGATGCGCTAGAGCGCAGCGCGGTGCAACGCATTGTGTTGACGCGTCCCGCTGTCGAGGCAGGCGAAAAACTCGGGTTCTTGCCCGGTGACTTGGGCCAAAAAGTCGATCCGTATTTGCGCCCCCTGTACGACGCCTTGTATGACCTGATGGGTTACGACCGCGTGCAAAAAGCGTTTGAACGCAATGCCATTGAAATTGCGCCCCTCGCCTTCATGCGTGGCCGCACGCTCAACAACGCCTTTGTCATCTTGGACGAAGCGCAAAACACCACGCCCGAACAAATGAAGATGTTCCTCACCCGCATTGGCTTTGGCGCCAAAGCGGTGGTCACGGGTGACGTGAGCCAGATTGACTTGCCCAAGGGCCAGCTCAGTGGTTTGATTGATGCCGAGCGCGTGTTGAAACGCGTCAAAGGTATCTCGGTCACCCGATTCACCAGCGCCGATGTGGTGCGCCACCCACTCGTGGCCCGCATCGTTGACGCTTATGACGCACAACGCACAGCCACCACCGGCGCCCCTTCACGGAAACAATCTTAAAAATATGGCACTGCCCACCTTAGACCTGACCCTGCAATTTGGCGACGTGCCCTACGCCGCGCGCCACCGCGCTGCATTACCTCGCGCGTTTGTGAACCGCTGTATTCGCAGCGCCTTGGCCCATGACGCCGAAATGACGGTGCGCATCGTCGACGCTGAAGAAGGCCAAGCACTCAACAGCAGCTACCGCAAGAAAAACTACGCCACCAATGTGCTGACGTTTGATTACGCCCAAGCCCCAATGGTGATGGCCGACCTCGTGCTGTGTGCACCCGTGGTGGCAACTGAGGCCAAAGAGCAAGGCAAGTCACTGCAAGAGCACTACGCACATTTGCTGATTCATGGCGCGTTGCATGCCCAAGGCTATGACCACGAAACCTCTGAAAAAGATGCCATCGAGATGGAAACGTTAGAGATGTTCATCATGGCAAGCCTCGGCCTGCCCTGCCCTTACTGATACAGAGCTCAAGATTAACGACCCAAGGCGTCTTCCAACAAACGCACTTTTACCGTCTTGCCTTTGACGCGCCCCGCACTCAAACGCTTGACGGCTTCACGCGCAATGCTCCGCTCCACCGCCACGTAGGTGGAAAACTCGTTCACATTGATCTTGCCCACCTGCTCTTTGGTGAAGCCTGCATCACCCGTGAGTGCGCCCAACACATCACCGGCACGAATCTTCTCTTTGCGGCCGCCCACAATTTGCAGCGTTGCCATCGGCGGCTGCAAGATGCCGCCGGCGGCAGGCGTAAGGCTGTTAAGTGGCGCCCAGGTGGACTCGCGGTTTTGCAACTGTTCAATCTTGCCCACATTGCCCATCTCGTCCATGCTGGCAAGTGACAAGGCCAAGCCTTCGGCATCGCCGCGACCTGTGCGGCCAATGCGGTGAATGTGCACCTCGGGATCGGGCGTCACGTCCACGTTGATGACGGCTTCTAAATTGGCCACATCCAAGCCACGCGCCGCCACATCGGTAGCCACCAACACCGAGCAACTGCGGTTGGCAAACTGCACCAGCACTTGGTCGCGTTCGCGTTGCTCTAGCTCACCAAACAAGGCCAGGGCGCTGAAGCCTTGGGCTTGCAGCACGGTCACCAAATCGCGGCATTGCTGTTTGGTGTTGCAAAACGCCAGCGTGGATTCAGGGCGGAAGTGATTGAGCAGTTGCGACACCGCATGCAAGCGTTCGTTGTTGCTCACCTCGAAAAAAATCTGTTTGATTTTTTGCGCATCGTGTTGTGCCTGCACCTTCACGGTTTGCGGTTCGCGCATGAACTGGGAGGCGAGCTTGGCAATGCCTTCTGGATAAGTAGCCGAGAACAACAAAGTTTGGCGGTCTTTGGGGCACTGACGCGCCACCTTGGCGATGTCATCAAAGAAACCCATGTCCAACATGCGGTCGGCTTCGTCGAGCACCAACATCTTCAAGCCTTGCAAGCTGAGAGAGCCGCGCTCCAAATGGTCCATGATGCGGCCGGGCGTGCCCACCACCACATGCGCACCATGCTCTAGGCTCACGGTTTGGCCGCGTAACGCAACACCACCACACAGCGTGACCACTTTGATATTGCCCACCGCGCGGGCCAAGCGGCGAATTTCTTGCGTGACTTGGTCGGCTAATTCGCGCGTGGGGCAAAGAATCATGGCTTGCGCGTCAAACTGCGCAGGATCGAGTTTTTCAACCAAGGGAATGCCAAAGGCGGCTGTCTTTCCGCTGCCTGTGCTGGCTTGGGCAATCAAGTCGCGGCCCGCCAAGGTGAGGGGCAAGCTCGCGGCTTGAATGGGAGTCATCTGGGTGTAGCCCAGCTGCGTCAAGTTATCTAGTGAAGAGGCCGCGAGGCTCAGGGAAGCAAAGGTCGTAGCGGTATTTTTTGTATCGGTCATGCACCGATTATCGTGATTGGGATGGTCACGGGGCCGTCGTTGACCAAATGAACTTTCATATCCGCGCCAAAGATGCCTGTTTGCACGTTGGGGTGTTGCACTTTGGCTTGCGCCACAAATGCGTCATACAAGCGACGACCCTCGTCTGCGGGCGCTGCGCTGGTGAAGCTGGGGCGCGTGCCGCTGCTGGTGTCGGCCGCCAAGGTGAACTGGCTGACCACCAACAAACCGCCATTCACATCCACCACGCTGCGGTTCATCTTGCCTGCATCGTCGTAGAACACGCGCAGCTTCAGAATTTTGTCGAGCATCTTTTGGCCGACGGCTTCGGTGTCACCTTTCTCGGCACACAGCAACATCATCAAGCCTTGGGTAATTTCACCCACTGTTTGGCCATCCACCAACACACGCGCCTCACTCACGCGTTGCAACACTACTTTCATGCGCCGTCTTTCGGATCGTCGAAATGCGCTTCCACATCACTGGGGAGAAGCTGAATAGTGGCGCGCAGACCGGGCACCGCTTTCATCAATGCTTGCTCTACATTGCCGCGCAAGTTGGCCGCTAAGCCGAGCGACCAATCCGCAGGCATGTGCATGTGCATATCCACAAAGCGACGCTGCCCCGCTTTACGCGTGATCACATGGTCAAACCGCACCACGTGCACATGCTGAGCCCACGACTCTTCGTGACCGAGAGAGAAGTCTTCCAGCACTTTTTGTATCTGTGCTTGCACCTCGGGCTCAACCGCTTCGTCCATCAAGCCTTGCGATGCGCCCCAAATCAAATGCCAACCTTCTTTGAGAATGTTGATGGCCACACCTATCGCCACCACGGCATCGAGCCACAACCAACCGCTGTAGCTCACCAATGCAATGCCCGATACCACGCCCACCGACGTCCACACATCGGTCACCAAGTGACGTGCATCCGCTTCTAGCGCGATAGAACGATGTGTTTTAGCGGCACGAAACATGACCCAAGCCAACAAGCCATTCAGCACCGAGCTGGCGACCGACAAGGCCAAACCAAGGCCCACTTGCTCCAAAGGCTGCGGGTCAAATATGCGATGGCTGGCCGCCCAAATGATGCCCAGCGCAGCCACCACAATGAGAATTCCTTCAAAGCCAGACGAAAAATATTCGGCTTTGTGGTGGCCATACGGATGATCCTCATCCGCAGGCATAGCGGCGACGGTCACCATCATCAAACCAAATATCGCGCTGGCTAAGTTGACCAGCGACTCCATCGCATCGGATAACAAACCCACCGAATCGGTGAGGTGCCATGCCAAGGTTTTGAGTGCGATGGTGATGCATGCCACCACAACCGAAGCCCAAAGCAGACCTTTGGGCGAGAGCCATTTTTCAAGGGTGTGGGTGTTCATGCACGCAGTCTAGTGGCGCTCTGTTATGCCAAGGTGACACGCGCAAATTTGCGCTTGCCCACTTGCACCACAAACGTACCCGCATCCAACTTCAAACCTTTGTCGCTGACCACACTGGAGTCCACGCGCACGCCACCGCCGTCAATCAAACGGTTGGCTTCGCTGCTGGAAGGCGCCAAGCCTGCGGCTTTGAGCAAGGCGCCAATGCCCATGGGTGCGCCGCTGAGCGATACCTCTGGAATTTCATCGGGCACGCCGCCTTTGCTGCGGTTGATAAAGTCTTGCTCTGCGGCTTCGGCTGCAGCTGCACCGTGGAAACGTGCGGTGATTTCTTTGGCCAAAGCCACCTTGGCGTCTTTGGGATTGCGACCGCCTTCGATTTCTTTTTTCAAGGCTTCAATATCCGCCATCGACTTGAACGACAGCAAGGTGTACCAACGCCACATGAGCACGTCAGAGATGGACAGCACCTTGGCAAACATGGTGTTGGGTTCTTCGCTGATGCCGATGTAGTTGTTCTTGGACTTGGACATTTTGTCAACGCCGTCCAAGCCTTCAAGCAGCGGCATGGTCAAGATGCACTGCGCTTCTTGGCCGTATTCAGCTTGCAAATGGCGGCCCATGAGCAGGTTGAATTTTTGGTCTGTGCCACCCAATTCCAAATCAGACTTCAAAGCCACCGAGTCGTAGCCCTGCATGAGCGGGTACAAAAACTCGTGCACGCTGATGGGCGTGTTGGCGTGGAAGCGGTCATGAAAGTCGTTGCGCTCCATCATGCGCGCCACGGTGTACTTCGATGCCAACTGAATCATGCCCATGGAGCCCAGCGGAATGCACCACTCGCTGTTGTAACGAATTTCGGTTTTGGCGGGGTCGAGCACCAATGAGGCTTGCTTGTAATACGTCTCGGCGTTAACCTTGATTTGCTCAGGCGTGAGCGGTGGGCGTGTGCTGTTACGTCCTGATGGGTCACCAATCAAACTGGTGAAGTCGCCAATCAAAAATATGACCTGATGCCCCAAGTCTTGCAACTGACGCATTTTGTTGAGCACCACGGTGTGGCCGATGTGGATGTCGGGCGCGGTGGGGTCTAGGCCCAATTTGATGCGCAAGGGCTGACCCGTGGCTTCTGAGCGCGCGAGCTTTTTTACCCAGGCGTCTTCTGGAATCAGTTCTTCGCAGCCGCGTTTGGTGACAGCCAAGGCTTCGAGGACACGGTCAGTCACTGGGTGAACAACGGGGTGAGTTTGTAAAGATGCTTGATTCATAAGGATTTTTTACCATCCAAGGTATACTTGACGGTTTGGTGTTTGAGCCTGATTTTAGAGGCCCAAACCTTGAGGCTTTGGGCTGACGTCCCCGCCTTCTACCTACTGCTGGAGAAATACCTTGCAGACATCGTTTTCTTTGTGGGTCACGCGCCTACAAAACAGCCTTCACACACAACACCGCCGCGTTTTGGCGGGCGTGGCCATCGCACTCTCCGTCCTCGGTGGCGGTGCATTTGCAGTCGCCAACTTGGATGACGGCGCCTCCAAACTTCCCTTGCGCCAAGTGGTGGAAAGCGTCAATACCTTGTCGCTGCCCAGCTTGTGGGCTGATCCATTACTGCAACTGTTCCGCTCGGACGTCACCCGCTCGAGCGACTCAGCCGACAGCCTGCTTTCGCGCTTGGGCCTGAGCGATCCAGAAGCCGCTGCTTACCTACGTGATGCACGCACCCCGCGCCAAAAGTTCATCGGTCGTGCAGGCCGTCTTGTCAGCGTGACGGGTGACACCGAACACAAACTCACACGCCTGACCGCTCGCTGGGCCAACGACGATGGCGAGAGCTTCACCCGCTGGGTGATGGAGCGCACCCCCAACGGTTTCACAGAGCACGAAGAGACAGCACGCTTGAACGTGAGCACCCGCATGAGCAACGGCACGATTCAAAGCTCGTTGTTCGCGGCTACGGATGATGCCAACATCCCCGACAGCGTGGCCAGCCAGTTGGCTGACATCTTTGCGGGCGACATCGACTTTCACCGCGCCCTGCGCAAGGGTGACCGATTTGCTGTGGTGTATGAGTCGCTCGAAGCCGATGGCGAAGTGCTTCGCACAGGCCGCGTGATCTCGGCCGAGTTTGTGAACAACGGCAAAACACATCAAGCGTTTTGGTTCAAAGAAGCCGGCTCCAAAGAAGGCGGCTACTACAACGCTGACGGCATCAGTCTGCGCCGCGCCTACTTGGCATCACCCCTCGCCTTCTCGCGCATGACCAGTGGCTTCAAAATGCGCTTTCACCCTATTCTGCAAACTTGGCGCGCCCACTTGGGCGTGGACTATGCAGCGCCCACCGGCACGCCGGTGCGCAGCGTGGGTCAAGGCATTGTGGACGTAGCTGGCTCACAGGGGGGCTTTGGCAATGTGGTGATGGTCAAACACGCCAGCGGCCAAACCACCGTTTACGCGCACTTGAGTCGCATCAACGTCAAACGTGGCCAGTCTGTCATGCAAGGCCAAACACTCGGCTTGGTCGGTTCAACCGGCTGGGCCACGGGTCCACATTTGCACTTTGAGTTTCGTGTGAACGGTCAGCACAAAGACCCGCTCACCATGGCTCGCCAAAGCGTGGCGGTGGAAGTGTCTGCCGCAGCACGCGAGCAGTTCAAGCGCCACGCAGCCATCGCCAAAGTTGACCTCGCCGCTGCAGCCACCAGCCAAGTGAGCAGCGCCGAATAAATGTCGACGGCAGGAACATCACAGAAGCTTTTCATTGGCTTGATGTCGGGCACCTCGCTCGATGGTGTAGACGGAGTGTTGGCAGATTTCAGTGGCGCTCAGCCACGCGTCTTGGCACACCACGCCATGCCTTTTGCGCCAACACTCAAACAAGAACTGCTCGCGCTCAACACCCCGTCTGACAACGAACTACACCGCGCCGCCTTAGCGGCCAACGGTCTGGTGCGCGTGTACGCGCAAACCGTGCAAGCCTTGCTGGCAGTCACACACACAAGCGCCAGCGATGTATGCGCTATCGGCGCCCACGGCCAAACTGTGCGGCACAAGCCAGGCGCGTTTGATGGCACGGGCTACACGCTGCAACTCATCAATCCAGCTTTGCTGGCCGAGCTCACCGGCATTGATGTGGTGGCCGATTTCCGCAGTCGCGATGTGGCTGCAGGTGGCCAAGGGGCGCCGCTGGTGCCCGTGTTTCACCAAGGCATCTTTTGCCAACCTGACCACACCGTGGGCGTGCTCAACATTGGCGGCATTGCCAACCTCAGCGTGCTGCACGCGAATGGCGATGTGCTGGGTTTTGACTGCGGCCCTGGTAACGCGCTGCTCGACCACTGGTGCCAAGCGCACACCGGCTATGCCTTTGACAACAACGGCGCATGGGGCGCTAGCGGCAACGTGATTGAACCTTTGTTGCAAGCCATGCTGGCCGAGCCTTTTTTGCACCAAGCACCCCCCAAAAGCACGGGGCGCGATTTGTTCCACCCCACTTGGTTAGCGCAGCAGTTGAGCGGCTTTGCTAACGCCAACGCTGCCGATGTGCAAGCCACCCTCACCGAGTTCACCGCACGCACTTGCGTGAATGATGTGCTGCGCCATGCAGCAGATGCATCTGAGCTCATCGTGTGTGGTGGTGGCGCGTTGAATGGGTTGCTGATGCAACGCTTGCAGGCGGGCTTACCCAAGGTGCGCGTGTTGTCATCCGCTGAACGCGGCATGCCGCCTTTGCAAGTCGAAGCAGCCGCCTTTGCCTGGCTGGCTCGCCAAACCGTACTGGGCCTGCCGGGCAACCTACCAAAAGTAACGGGCGCTCAAGGCGCCCGCATACTGGGTGGAATTTTTAAAGCCTGAGCTTTAAGCGTCGGTCGATCAAGCTGAGAACGACGAACCGCAGCCGCAAGTGGATGTCGCGTTCGGGTTCTTGATGACGAACTGAGCGCCCTGCAAGTCTTCTTTGTAGTCAATCTCTGCGCCCACCAAGTATTGGTAGCTCATCGCATCAACCAGCAAAGACACGCCGTTTTTGTTGATGGTGGTGTCATCTTCGTTCACGATTTCATCGAACGTGAAACCGTATTGAAAACCTGAACAGCCGCCGCCTTGCACGAACACGCGCAACTTCAATTCAGGGTTGCCTTCTTCCGCAATCAGGTCGGCCACTTTGGCCGCCGCGCTGTCGGTGAAGACGAATGGGGATGGCATTTCTGTTTGGACGTTTTCGGCAACTGCGCTCATGTAAGGACTCCTGAATCAATGCCTAAAAGTATATCGCTTTACTCGGGTATAGCACTGCACAAGGCCCGAGAAACGCTATTGCCGATGTGGGCATTGCCCCATCTACACGGACTTGATAGCGCCAATAAAAAAGCCGCAAGGGAGAACCCATGCGGCTTTTGGCAAAACAGAAAGCGGATTAACGCTTGCTGAACTGCTTGCGGCGACGAGCAGAGTGCAAGCCAACCTTTTTACGTTCGACTTCACGAGCATCGCGAGTCACGTAACCGGCTTGTGACAGGACGGGCTTCAAAGCTGCGTCGTAGTCGATCAAAGCGCGGGTAATACCGTGACGCACTGCACCAGCTTGGCCAGACTCACCACCGCCGTGCACGTTGACTTGAATGTCAAACGCTTCGCCGTTGTTGGTCAGCATCAAGGGTTGCTTCGAAATCATGATCGAGGTTTGACGGCCGAAATATGCGGCGATGTCTTTACCGTTGATCGTGATTTTGCCGGAGCCTTTTTTCAGAAACACGCGAGCGACGCTTGATTTGCGACGGCCGGTGCCGTTGTTCCATTCACCAATCATTTCAGCTCCTTAGATGTCCAGCACTTTAGGCTGTTGTGCGGTGTGTGGGTGCTCAGCACCGCCATACACCTTGAGCTTTTTGATCATGGCGTAGCCGAGTGGGCCTTTAGGCAACATGCCTTTGACGGCCTTCTCGAATGCGCGGCCAGGGTGCTTGGCTTGCATGTCACGGAAGTTTGTAGCTGTGATACCGCCTGGATAACCAGAGTGACGGTAGTACACCTTATCCAAAGACTTGGTACCAGTGACCTTGAGTTTGGATGCGTTGATGATGACGATGAAGTCACCTGTATCGACGTGGGGTGTGTAAATGGCTTTGTGTTTGCCGCGTAAACGGAGAGCAACTTCGCTGGCTACTCGTCCGAGCACCTTATCGGTGGCGTCAATCACAAACCACTCATGCACCACGTCAGCGGGTTTTGCGCTGAATGTAGACATAGTTAAATCCTAAAAGGAGAGTTGGTTTGTAGGGTCCTTTTCCACGGTCGGCGTTCTTCTGTTGAGAACCTCTTAGGTGGGAAGTGCTTCTTTCGAAGCCTCTGCCGCGGGACCACTCAAACGCTGCAGAGCCAAAGATTATAAGCAAAATCAAGTGCTTAGCGCAAATCTGGCCAAAACAAGGCGGTTTGGCGGGTTACCATCCGGCCCATGTTCAGTTATCGCCACGCTTTTCACGCCGGAAACCACGCCGACGTCCTCAAACACCTCACTTTGATTGCCACTTTGAAGCATTTGATGCAAAAAGACGCAGGCATTCAGTTTGTGGACACGCACGCAGGCGCTGGCCTGTACCGCCTAGACGGCGACTATGCCGAGAAAAGCGGCGAAGCCGCCGAAGGCGTGCTGAAGCTGCTCAACCTCAAAGGCCCCGCCGCCTTGACCGACTATCTTGAAATGGTGGCCGGCTTCAACGCCAAAGGCAGCAGCAAGATTTACCCTGGCTCGCCGTTCATCATTCACAAGCTGTT contains:
- a CDS encoding TetR/AcrR family transcriptional regulator; this encodes MNATRKTAASESKALQKGQQTKAAIVDAALGLATQIGLEGLSIGALAEVARMSKSGVFAHFGSREELQISVVREYHLRFEAEVFLPILQVERGLPRLRQLFANWTKRTSAEIDSGCLYISGAAEFDDRPGPVRDALASSVKTWLAAVHRTVMQAREEGHLAADMDAEQMVFELHGLILALQYEARFLRSSKSLARTLKGFENILQRYGASNATSVSQTSAKRTSPSKK
- a CDS encoding histidine phosphatase family protein, which produces MQATRILAIRHGETLWNVDTRIQGHLNIDLNETGRWQAERVGHALAEEPIHAIYSSDLRRAFETAQAIANAPARLAARTHTPAQVTPHLQLRERHFGHLQGKTWAEIETQHAEECKLWRGRDPHWAPSGGESLTVLRERISHCVNELASQHLGEQIVLVAHGGVMDALYRLATNQSVEAPRTWHLGNAAINRLLWTPQGLSLVGWGDVSHFDEAHGAPRDETTT
- the ruvB gene encoding Holliday junction branch migration DNA helicase RuvB, which encodes MSIQTDDFAPSPVPSRMVSAAPVSPNEEAIERALRPKLLQEYVGQMKVREQLEIFIGAAKKRNEALDHVLLFGPPGLGKTTLSHIIAQELGVNLRSTSGPVLEKPKDLAALLTGLEKNDVLFIDEIHRLSPVVEEILYPALEDYQIDIMIGEGPAARSIKLDLQPFTLVGATTRAGMLTNPLRDRFGIVSRLEFYTAEELQRIVVRSAGLLDTPMDVEGGFEIARRSRGTPRIANRLLRRVRDYADVKGTGRITEDIAKKALAMLDVDPQGFDLMDRKLLEAVIHRFDGGPVGLDNIAASIGEERDTIEDVIEPYLIQQGFLQRTPRGRMATLAAYRHLGVTPPKAIGDVTTD
- the ruvA gene encoding Holliday junction branch migration protein RuvA, translating into MIGKLTGILSEKNPPQVLVDCNGVGYEVDVPMSTFYNLPANGEKVSLLTHFVVREDAQILFGFGTVSERATFRLLIKISGVGPRMALGILSGLSADELARAVSDQDAGRLTKVPGIGKKTAERLLLELKGKLGADLGPHLFSTPDHQSDILQALLALGYNDKEAAAALKALPADVGVSDGIKLALKSLAK
- a CDS encoding PhoH family protein, which encodes MILRHTFTPHNNTRLSHLCGPTDEHLRTIELALDVKIAHRHEQFKVDGHKAKATRAMEVLQALYERAAKAIPPEQVQLMLAGDSAMEEEDIPTLQTRRTDLRPRTPTQAAYLDNIAAHDISFGIGPAGTGKTYLAVACAVDALERSAVQRIVLTRPAVEAGEKLGFLPGDLGQKVDPYLRPLYDALYDLMGYDRVQKAFERNAIEIAPLAFMRGRTLNNAFVILDEAQNTTPEQMKMFLTRIGFGAKAVVTGDVSQIDLPKGQLSGLIDAERVLKRVKGISVTRFTSADVVRHPLVARIVDAYDAQRTATTGAPSRKQS
- the ybeY gene encoding rRNA maturation RNase YbeY; protein product: MALPTLDLTLQFGDVPYAARHRAALPRAFVNRCIRSALAHDAEMTVRIVDAEEGQALNSSYRKKNYATNVLTFDYAQAPMVMADLVLCAPVVATEAKEQGKSLQEHYAHLLIHGALHAQGYDHETSEKDAIEMETLEMFIMASLGLPCPY
- the dbpA gene encoding ATP-dependent RNA helicase DbpA, with translation MTDTKNTATTFASLSLAASSLDNLTQLGYTQMTPIQAASLPLTLAGRDLIAQASTGSGKTAAFGIPLVEKLDPAQFDAQAMILCPTRELADQVTQEIRRLARAVGNIKVVTLCGGVALRGQTVSLEHGAHVVVGTPGRIMDHLERGSLSLQGLKMLVLDEADRMLDMGFFDDIAKVARQCPKDRQTLLFSATYPEGIAKLASQFMREPQTVKVQAQHDAQKIKQIFFEVSNNERLHAVSQLLNHFRPESTLAFCNTKQQCRDLVTVLQAQGFSALALFGELEQRERDQVLVQFANRSCSVLVATDVAARGLDVANLEAVINVDVTPDPEVHIHRIGRTGRGDAEGLALSLASMDEMGNVGKIEQLQNRESTWAPLNSLTPAAGGILQPPMATLQIVGGRKEKIRAGDVLGALTGDAGFTKEQVGKINVNEFSTYVAVERSIAREAVKRLSAGRVKGKTVKVRLLEDALGR
- the dtd gene encoding D-aminoacyl-tRNA deacylase, with amino-acid sequence MKVVLQRVSEARVLVDGQTVGEITQGLMMLLCAEKGDTEAVGQKMLDKILKLRVFYDDAGKMNRSVVDVNGGLLVVSQFTLAADTSSGTRPSFTSAAPADEGRRLYDAFVAQAKVQHPNVQTGIFGADMKVHLVNDGPVTIPITIIGA